The genomic segment ACCGAGCAGAAGAGCAAATTAGAAAAATGCAAAAAGAAGTAAGTTTTGATACAAAAGATTATCCAATTGAGGTACTAGTAAATAATTTTAAAGAAGGAGATTTTTATATACCTGAATATCAAAGAAATTTTATTTGGGATGATGGTAAAAAGAACAGATTTATTGAATCAGTTCTGTTAGGGTTACCAATTCCTTTTATGTTTTTTTCAGATAATGAGGATGGTAGATATGAGATTATAGATGGTGCTCAAAGAACAAGTACTCTTGAAGAATTTCTAGATAATGATTTAATCTTAAATAATTTAGAAAAATTAAATTCGCTTAATGGATTTACGTTTGAAAACTTGCCTGAATTCTTTAAAAGAAAATTAAAGAAAAAAACAATGAGAATAATTGTGTTAGGAGAAGAAACAACTATTGAAACTAAGCAAGATATTTTTAATAGAATTAATACTGGAGGAGCAAAAGCTCTTCCAAGCGAGATACGTAGAGGTAGTTATGTAGGTCCATTTATGGATTTTATATCACAATGTGCTGAAGATAAGTTGTTTAATGAGTTATGCCCTATAAGTAAAACTATGAAAAAGAGATATGAAGATTCTGAATTGGTTATAAGATTTTTTGCTTACCTAAATAACTATAAAAAATTTGATCATAGTGTAAAAGATTTTTTAGATGAATTCGTAGAACAACATAAAGATAATTTTAATGAAGAAAAATTTAAAAAAGAATTTAATAATATGCTAGAATTTGTAAATAAACATTTTCCATATGGATTCAGAAAAACTATGAATGCAAAGTCAACTCCAAGAGTTAGATTTGAAGCAATATCTGTGGGAGTTGCATTAGCTTTAAGAGAGAATCCAAACTTGACACCAAAATCAATGGAATGGCTTGATTCACAAGAATTTAAAAAACATACGACCACTCATTCAAGTAATTCTCAGACAAGAGTATCAGGTAGAATAGAATATGTTAGAGATACATTGATGGAAGGATAGTATTATGAGAATAGTATATAGCGTTTTTAGTGATAGAATTGATGAAATTGATATTTATTTTGAAGCATTAAAACAGCTTTATCATACACAGAATACATTTGAAGAACAGTATTTGTTTCATAATGAGGATTTTCTAAAGATACTAAAGGCTAATGCGTTACTTATGATTTATAATTTGGTTGAATCCTCAGTTTTGGGAGGCATTATTGAGATTTATGAGGAATTCAAAAGTAGAGGATTAAGTT from the Rickettsiales bacterium genome contains:
- a CDS encoding DUF262 domain-containing protein, producing the protein MSKKITEDMRDRAEEQIRKMQKEVSFDTKDYPIEVLVNNFKEGDFYIPEYQRNFIWDDGKKNRFIESVLLGLPIPFMFFSDNEDGRYEIIDGAQRTSTLEEFLDNDLILNNLEKLNSLNGFTFENLPEFFKRKLKKKTMRIIVLGEETTIETKQDIFNRINTGGAKALPSEIRRGSYVGPFMDFISQCAEDKLFNELCPISKTMKKRYEDSELVIRFFAYLNNYKKFDHSVKDFLDEFVEQHKDNFNEEKFKKEFNNMLEFVNKHFPYGFRKTMNAKSTPRVRFEAISVGVALALRENPNLTPKSMEWLDSQEFKKHTTTHSSNSQTRVSGRIEYVRDTLMEG